The Chryseobacterium nakagawai genome has a segment encoding these proteins:
- a CDS encoding DUF4133 domain-containing protein, with translation MNTYHINKGIGRTVEFKGLKAQYLFIFAGGLLGILVCVMVMYMAGVNTYLCLTIGGASSAILIWQTFSLNGKYGEHGLMKLGAQKKHPKYIISRKCIYRYLKSNRQKTSA, from the coding sequence ATGAATACCTATCATATCAACAAAGGCATCGGAAGGACGGTAGAGTTCAAAGGGCTAAAAGCCCAATACCTGTTCATTTTTGCAGGAGGATTATTGGGGATACTCGTATGCGTGATGGTCATGTACATGGCTGGCGTCAATACCTATCTCTGCCTTACGATTGGCGGAGCAAGTAGTGCTATTCTCATCTGGCAGACCTTCTCACTCAACGGAAAATACGGCGAGCACGGACTGATGAAATTGGGAGCACAAAAAAAGCATCCCAAGTATATCATCAGTCGAAAATGCATCTACCGCTACCTGAAAAGCAACCGTCAAAAAACTTCAGCATGA
- a CDS encoding DUF4134 domain-containing protein, protein MRKQRKKLLLLGLSFLAVTGAFAQGNGTAGINEATQMVTSYFEPATQLIYAIGAVVGLIGGVKVYNKFSSGDPDTSKTAASWFGACIFLIVAATILRSFFL, encoded by the coding sequence ATGAGAAAACAAAGAAAAAAATTACTGCTATTAGGTCTAAGCTTTTTAGCAGTAACAGGTGCCTTTGCCCAAGGCAATGGTACCGCAGGAATCAATGAGGCGACCCAGATGGTCACTTCTTATTTTGAACCGGCAACCCAACTCATTTATGCCATTGGGGCGGTCGTCGGACTGATAGGCGGAGTGAAAGTTTACAACAAGTTCAGCAGTGGTGACCCCGACACCAGCAAGACCGCTGCCAGCTGGTTCGGCGCGTGTATATTTCTGATTGTAGCTGCAACGATCCTCCGTTCATTCTTCCTTTAA
- a CDS encoding bestrophin family protein yields MIKTEKQGLLQLLKISSPFIVITTIYTILVLGLEEYFGDHIYKISGQIGSVFGLAVAFFLGFRMNSAYDRWWEARKIFGELTNNTRSFVTKIYAYYGNKENFKGSGESDVKIEAQKLIELSILYIRQLKNEMHNNFKPKFNEEETQLLKRFKVNSSNKISNEILLALAESFETDFASKANFEKNDLMQHINRFYDIQGKAERIKNTPFLMIYSAFTKIIVSFYVILIPLFIGDIDLGGEESRFELLAIPIMVIISSSFLTINKLANLFGEPFSENKTSVTINEICITIEQNCNEVKNKLL; encoded by the coding sequence ATGATAAAAACTGAAAAGCAAGGTTTATTGCAATTGCTGAAAATTTCATCTCCGTTTATTGTAATCACTACAATTTATACAATATTGGTACTTGGACTTGAAGAATATTTTGGTGATCATATTTATAAAATATCAGGACAAATCGGTTCTGTATTTGGACTTGCGGTTGCATTTTTCTTGGGTTTTAGAATGAATTCTGCCTACGACAGATGGTGGGAAGCAAGAAAAATATTTGGTGAACTTACAAACAATACAAGAAGTTTTGTAACAAAAATATATGCTTACTATGGAAATAAAGAGAATTTCAAGGGATCTGGGGAATCAGATGTAAAAATAGAAGCTCAAAAATTAATAGAGTTGAGTATTTTATACATTCGCCAGCTTAAAAATGAAATGCATAACAACTTTAAGCCAAAATTTAATGAAGAAGAAACACAACTATTAAAACGCTTTAAAGTAAATAGCAGCAATAAAATTTCAAATGAAATTTTATTAGCACTCGCAGAAAGCTTTGAAACAGATTTTGCATCAAAAGCTAATTTTGAAAAAAATGACTTAATGCAGCATATTAATCGTTTCTACGACATTCAAGGTAAAGCAGAAAGAATAAAGAATACTCCTTTTTTAATGATTTACAGTGCTTTTACAAAAATTATTGTGAGTTTCTACGTCATTCTTATTCCATTATTTATTGGCGATATCGATTTGGGCGGAGAAGAAAGCCGTTTTGAGTTATTAGCAATTCCAATTATGGTTATCATTAGTTCTTCTTTTTTAACCATCAATAAATTGGCAAATTTATTCGGAGAACCATTTTCTGAAAATAAAACATCTGTAACAATTAATGAAATCTGTATTACGATTGAACAAAATTGTAACGAAGTAAAAAATAAACTTTTATAA
- a CDS encoding VIT1/CCC1 transporter family protein: MITIDNYLDNHYIHRSNWLRAAVLGANDGIISISSLAIGVAAASSTREPILLATIAGLVAGALSMAAGEYVSVSSQTDTEKADIEREIIELKEMPEQELQILAQIYEKRGLKKETALQVAIELTEKDALAAHIRDELGINEISQANPIQAALASGAAFTVGGVLPLLIILFAPVKGMEYWLYGSTIIFLVILGTMAAKTGGSNIPKAILRITIWGTIAMVLSALVGYIFGVKV; this comes from the coding sequence ATGATAACAATCGACAACTATTTAGATAATCATTACATTCACCGAAGCAATTGGCTGCGAGCAGCTGTTTTGGGAGCAAATGACGGAATAATCTCCATTTCCAGCCTTGCAATAGGTGTTGCAGCAGCAAGTTCCACAAGAGAGCCAATCCTTTTAGCCACAATTGCCGGTTTAGTTGCAGGAGCTTTGTCTATGGCAGCAGGAGAATACGTTTCGGTAAGTTCACAAACCGACACAGAAAAAGCTGATATTGAAAGAGAAATTATAGAGCTAAAAGAAATGCCCGAACAAGAATTGCAAATATTGGCTCAAATTTATGAAAAGCGAGGTCTTAAAAAAGAAACCGCATTGCAAGTAGCAATAGAACTTACAGAAAAAGATGCATTAGCAGCACACATTAGAGATGAATTGGGCATTAATGAAATCAGCCAGGCAAATCCTATTCAGGCTGCGTTAGCATCGGGTGCAGCTTTTACAGTGGGCGGTGTTTTGCCGCTTTTGATCATACTTTTTGCTCCTGTAAAGGGAATGGAATATTGGCTTTATGGTTCTACCATAATTTTCCTTGTTATTTTAGGGACAATGGCAGCAAAAACAGGTGGTTCTAATATTCCAAAAGCTATTTTAAGAATTACCATTTGGGGAACTATTGCAATGGTTTTATCAGCTTTAGTGGGTTATATCTTTGGTGTTAAAGTATAA
- a CDS encoding rubrerythrin family protein, which translates to MKTIIFKTQKGRSIIINNKFAILASLVLVASLFLNSCKKSNENSNEMKPPAEAGTTNKESSEQKAISVERAKVKTVANMQEAFNGESNATARYAAFSKKAEEEGFKEIALLFKAASLAEKIHANNHKAVLEEMGVVVKTPTIDVKVQSTKENLEFAIKGEAYEAATMYPTFLKEANAAGNQLALMSLNYAYKTEKKHKEFYVLALAALNGNKTNTLASTYFVCPTCGNTYETTAPKRCGISMTSGEKFIKINSL; encoded by the coding sequence ATGAAAACTATTATTTTTAAAACTCAAAAAGGTAGATCTATTATTATAAATAATAAATTTGCTATCCTAGCAAGTCTTGTTCTAGTTGCCTCTCTTTTTTTGAATTCTTGTAAAAAATCAAATGAGAATAGCAACGAAATGAAACCTCCAGCTGAAGCAGGTACCACAAATAAAGAATCCTCAGAGCAAAAAGCAATTTCTGTAGAACGGGCAAAGGTAAAAACAGTCGCCAATATGCAAGAAGCATTTAATGGTGAATCAAATGCAACCGCTCGATATGCTGCTTTTTCTAAAAAAGCGGAAGAAGAAGGATTTAAAGAAATTGCATTACTATTCAAAGCAGCATCTTTGGCTGAAAAAATACACGCTAACAATCACAAAGCGGTATTAGAAGAGATGGGAGTTGTAGTAAAAACACCAACTATTGACGTAAAGGTACAATCTACCAAAGAAAACTTAGAATTTGCCATAAAAGGAGAAGCTTATGAAGCAGCGACGATGTACCCCACATTTCTTAAAGAAGCAAATGCAGCGGGAAATCAATTGGCTTTAATGAGCTTGAATTATGCTTATAAAACCGAGAAAAAACATAAAGAATTTTATGTACTTGCATTGGCTGCACTAAACGGCAATAAAACAAACACTTTGGCTTCTACTTATTTTGTTTGCCCTACTTGTGGTAATACGTATGAAACAACAGCACCAAAACGCTGCGGAATTTCTATGACAAGTGGCGAGAAATTTATTAAAATCAATTCACTTTAA